In Aerococcus loyolae, a genomic segment contains:
- a CDS encoding replication-associated recombination protein A: MNKQAPLAYRMRPKTLEEVVGQEHLVGSGKIIWRMVKAKQLRSMILYGPPGIGKTSIASAIAGSTKLSFRQLNAATDNKKALQEVVAEAKFSGGLILMLDEIHRLDKTKQDFLLPHLESGLLILIGATTENPYININPAIRSRTQIFELHPLEADQIKVAIDHALENEERGLGKYPIQLSNEARDYLANYSNGDLRSALNALELAALSTEKNADGQILIDLSVAEECLQKKAFDHDEDGDMHYDVVSAFQKSIRGSDVNAALHYAARLIEAGDLNSLCRRLMVCAYEDIGLANPEACQRAVTACQAAQKIGLPEAKIPLAHAIIDLSLSPKSNSAIQAIDQALADIRSGKAGLIPKHLRDAHYSGAKELGRGTAYKFPHDYPNHWVAQDYLPETLSDRQYYQACQTGKYEQALEQMRQMRERQK, translated from the coding sequence GTGAATAAACAAGCCCCCCTAGCCTACAGAATGCGGCCGAAGACCCTAGAAGAAGTTGTTGGTCAAGAACACCTGGTTGGCTCTGGTAAGATAATCTGGCGAATGGTTAAAGCGAAACAGTTAAGGTCGATGATTTTATATGGACCTCCCGGTATCGGTAAAACCTCAATCGCTAGTGCCATCGCCGGTTCCACTAAGTTAAGTTTTCGGCAATTGAATGCGGCGACAGATAATAAAAAGGCCCTACAAGAAGTCGTGGCCGAAGCAAAGTTTTCTGGCGGTCTTATTTTAATGTTAGATGAAATTCACCGCCTGGATAAAACAAAACAAGATTTTCTCCTGCCTCATTTAGAAAGCGGCCTACTGATTCTAATCGGGGCAACCACCGAAAATCCTTATATCAATATCAATCCTGCTATCCGATCGCGAACACAGATTTTTGAGCTTCACCCTTTAGAAGCTGATCAAATCAAAGTAGCTATTGACCATGCCCTCGAAAATGAAGAGCGGGGCCTTGGCAAGTACCCTATTCAATTAAGTAATGAGGCCAGGGACTACTTAGCCAATTACTCCAATGGCGATTTACGGTCAGCTCTCAATGCATTAGAACTAGCGGCTTTATCAACAGAGAAAAATGCTGATGGGCAAATTCTTATCGACCTAAGCGTTGCCGAGGAATGTTTACAAAAGAAGGCCTTTGACCATGATGAAGATGGGGACATGCACTATGATGTGGTGTCTGCCTTTCAAAAAAGCATTCGTGGCAGTGATGTCAACGCTGCCCTTCATTACGCCGCCCGTTTAATTGAGGCTGGTGATTTGAACAGCCTCTGCCGGCGCTTAATGGTATGCGCCTATGAAGATATTGGCTTGGCTAACCCAGAGGCCTGTCAGCGGGCGGTCACTGCCTGCCAAGCCGCCCAGAAAATTGGACTGCCGGAAGCCAAGATTCCTTTAGCTCACGCCATTATTGACCTGTCCCTATCCCCTAAATCCAATTCAGCTATTCAAGCCATTGACCAAGCCCTAGCGGATATTCGTTCAGGAAAAGCTGGCCTCATCCCCAAACACCTCCGCGATGCTCACTACAGTGGTGCCAAGGAATTGGGGAGAGGGACTGCTTACAAGTTCCCCCATGATTACCCCAACCACTGGGTCGCTCAAGATTACTTACCAGAAACCTTGTCGGATAGGCAATACTACCAAGCCTGCCAAACAGGCAAATACGAACAAGCATTAGAGCAAATGCGGCAAATGCGAGAAAGACAAAAATGA
- a CDS encoding universal stress protein: MYKNYEHILTPVDGSDEAELAFKKAVEVALRNDAELIITHIVDTRSIQTTTGYEGTLSDELVKQAKELLNDYKKYASEKGVKEIQTVIDYGSPKVQIAKELSKEYHADLIMIGATGLNAVERLFIGSVSEYVIRNANCDVLVVRTDLDNVKHEKGKKA; the protein is encoded by the coding sequence ATGTATAAGAATTACGAACATATATTGACACCTGTGGACGGTTCTGATGAAGCTGAATTAGCCTTCAAAAAAGCGGTAGAAGTTGCCTTACGTAATGACGCAGAATTAATCATTACTCATATCGTTGATACACGCTCGATTCAAACAACTACTGGTTACGAGGGCACCCTATCCGATGAATTAGTCAAACAAGCTAAAGAGTTACTTAATGACTACAAGAAGTATGCATCGGAAAAAGGCGTAAAAGAAATCCAAACCGTCATTGATTATGGTTCACCAAAGGTTCAAATTGCTAAAGAACTTTCTAAAGAATACCATGCTGATTTAATAATGATTGGTGCTACTGGACTTAACGCCGTGGAACGTCTCTTCATCGGTTCTGTTTCAGAATACGTCATCCGTAATGCTAATTGTGATGTCTTAGTGGTAAGAACCGACTTAGACAATGTTAAACATGAAAAAGGCAAAAAAGCATAA
- a CDS encoding MIP/aquaporin family protein, with protein sequence MATEVIGEFLGTLILVLLGDGVCANVNLARTKGHNAGWLTITIGWGLAVMVAAYASGYLSPAHLNPAVTIAFAIEGSTPWSSVPAYIIGQMLGAFLGAVILWLHYRDHFNVTEDPDMILGSFATAPEIHAPANNLISEAIGTFILTFGIMSFAQNDLAPGLSTALVGGLIVSIGASLGGPTGYAINPARDLGPRIAHAILPIPHKGDSDWAYAWIPVVGPIIGGVLAAIVFQWIP encoded by the coding sequence ATGGCGACAGAAGTAATCGGTGAGTTCTTAGGGACACTCATTCTGGTCCTTTTAGGGGATGGGGTTTGTGCTAATGTCAATTTAGCACGGACCAAGGGTCATAATGCTGGCTGGTTAACCATAACAATTGGCTGGGGCTTGGCGGTTATGGTGGCTGCCTATGCTTCAGGTTATTTAAGCCCAGCCCATCTGAATCCAGCAGTGACTATTGCCTTTGCGATTGAAGGTTCAACACCATGGTCCTCAGTGCCTGCCTATATTATTGGGCAAATGCTAGGTGCTTTTTTAGGTGCAGTTATTTTATGGCTTCATTACCGGGATCATTTCAATGTTACTGAAGATCCTGACATGATATTAGGAAGTTTTGCCACTGCTCCAGAGATTCATGCACCAGCTAACAATTTAATCAGTGAGGCGATTGGGACCTTTATTTTAACTTTTGGAATCATGTCCTTTGCTCAAAATGACTTAGCTCCTGGTTTGTCTACTGCCTTAGTGGGAGGATTGATTGTCAGTATCGGGGCTTCCTTAGGAGGACCAACGGGTTATGCGATTAATCCAGCCCGTGATTTAGGACCTCGAATTGCCCATGCGATTTTACCAATCCCCCACAAGGGAGATTCGGATTGGGCATATGCTTGGATACCCGTTGTGGGACCCATCATTGGTGGTGTGCTAGCTGCCATTGTCTTTCAATGGATACCTTAA
- the glpO gene encoding type 1 glycerol-3-phosphate oxidase translates to MTFSVKNRQQALTKLQERTLDLLVIGGGITGAGVALQAAASGLETGLIEMQDFAEGTSSRSTKLVHGGIRYLKNFDVEVVADTVSERAVVQQIAPHIPKPDPMVIPIYDEEGATFTMFRLKVAMDLYDSLAGVSDSSYANTVLSKEEVLQHVPGLKEEGLQGGGQYLDFNNSDIRLVIENIKRAHQDGALVASRVEAIGYLYDQEGKINGVKALDHLSNESFDIHARYVINTTGPWSDETRNLDEEDNRIEMMRPTKGIHLVIDASRLKVSQPVYFDSGYDDGRMIFVIPREDKTYFGTTDTDYTGDYKHPQVEEEDVNYLIGAVNNRFPEAKISIDDIESSWAGLRPLIAGNSASDYNGGDSGKINDQSFEDLIAVVKGYLNEEKTRGQVERTVANLEGSLSEETLDPSQVSRGSSLERDDNGLITLAGGKITDYRKMAAGAMEKIIKLLKEEYDKSFRLINSKTYPVSGGEINPANIEGEFSSYAQMGVKRGLSKEEAYYLAAFYGSNVPKVYALIDQVPEIEGLSLAETIMLYYALEEEMVLTPVDYFLRRTNYMLFMRDRLDHLLEPVVQAMSDYFDWDDQSRQAYQKELEEVLAKNDLVDLKKKANG, encoded by the coding sequence ATGACATTTTCTGTTAAAAATAGACAACAAGCTCTGACCAAATTACAAGAACGTACCCTAGACTTATTGGTCATTGGCGGCGGAATTACTGGAGCAGGGGTAGCCTTGCAAGCAGCAGCGAGTGGTTTAGAAACCGGTTTAATCGAAATGCAAGATTTTGCGGAAGGCACCAGTAGTCGGTCCACCAAGCTAGTCCACGGTGGTATCCGCTATTTAAAAAACTTTGATGTGGAAGTGGTTGCCGATACGGTTAGTGAACGGGCAGTCGTTCAACAAATTGCCCCTCACATTCCTAAACCTGACCCGATGGTTATTCCCATCTATGATGAAGAGGGCGCTACTTTTACGATGTTTCGCTTGAAAGTAGCTATGGACCTATATGATTCCTTAGCTGGGGTGAGCGATTCTAGCTATGCCAATACCGTTCTATCCAAAGAAGAAGTTCTCCAACATGTGCCAGGTTTAAAAGAAGAAGGCTTACAAGGTGGAGGCCAATATCTAGACTTTAACAATAGCGATATCCGTTTAGTGATTGAAAATATCAAAAGAGCCCACCAAGATGGTGCCCTGGTTGCTAGTCGAGTAGAAGCGATCGGCTATCTCTATGATCAAGAGGGCAAGATCAATGGCGTAAAGGCACTGGATCACTTAAGTAATGAAAGCTTTGATATCCACGCCCGCTATGTCATCAATACGACCGGACCATGGAGTGATGAAACCCGCAATCTCGATGAAGAAGATAACCGTATCGAAATGATGCGTCCTACTAAAGGGATTCACCTGGTTATTGATGCCAGCCGTCTAAAGGTCAGTCAGCCAGTTTATTTTGATTCGGGTTATGATGACGGACGGATGATCTTTGTCATCCCACGGGAAGATAAGACCTATTTTGGGACCACTGATACTGACTACACAGGCGATTACAAACATCCTCAAGTAGAAGAAGAAGATGTTAACTATCTCATTGGTGCTGTCAACAACCGCTTTCCTGAGGCTAAGATAAGTATCGATGATATTGAGTCATCCTGGGCCGGTTTAAGACCCCTAATCGCTGGAAACAGTGCTTCTGACTATAATGGTGGAGACTCAGGTAAAATTAATGACCAAAGCTTTGAGGATTTAATTGCTGTGGTTAAGGGGTACTTAAATGAAGAAAAAACCCGAGGCCAAGTGGAACGTACTGTAGCTAACCTGGAAGGTTCCTTATCGGAAGAAACTCTAGACCCTTCTCAAGTCTCACGGGGATCAAGTCTAGAACGTGATGATAACGGACTGATTACCTTGGCCGGTGGAAAAATTACCGATTACCGGAAGATGGCTGCCGGGGCTATGGAAAAAATTATTAAGCTCCTCAAAGAAGAATATGATAAATCCTTCCGTTTAATCAATTCAAAAACCTACCCGGTTTCTGGTGGAGAAATTAATCCGGCTAATATCGAAGGCGAGTTCTCCTCCTATGCTCAAATGGGGGTAAAAAGAGGTTTATCTAAGGAAGAAGCTTATTATCTAGCTGCTTTTTACGGATCTAATGTGCCTAAGGTATATGCCTTAATTGATCAAGTACCAGAGATTGAAGGCTTGTCTTTAGCGGAAACCATCATGCTCTACTATGCCCTAGAAGAGGAAATGGTTCTTACCCCCGTTGATTACTTTTTACGTCGGACCAACTACATGCTTTTCATGCGTGACCGCTTAGACCACTTACTTGAACCAGTCGTTCAAGCCATGAGTGATTACTTTGACTGGGATGATCAAAGTCGTCAAGCTTATCAAAAGGAATTAGAAGAAGTGCTAGCCAAAAATGATCTCGTTGACTTAAAAAAGAAGGCTAATGGTTAA
- the glpK gene encoding glycerol kinase GlpK: MEEYILAIDQGTTSTRAVIYNHQGESVGSYQKEFDQIFPKPGWVEHNANQIWNSVQSVIAGAFIETGIKPRQIKGIGITNQRETTVIWDKETGRPIYNAIVWQSRQTSSIADQLIADGHKDMIQEKTGLVVDPYFSATKIRWILDQVDGAQERAENGELLFGTIDTWIVWKLTDGAVHVTDYSNASRTMLFNVKDLEWDQEILDLLNIPIELLPEVKSNSEVYGKTIPFHFYGAEVPISGMAGDQQAALFGQLALEPGMVKNTYGTGAFIIMNMGTDFQVSENNLLTTIAYGLNGEVTYALEGSIFVAGSAIQWLRDQMGLIEDSPQSEDLAKQSKDDDEVYVVPAFTGLGAPHWDSRARGAVFGLTRGTNRNDFVKATLQSLAYQTRDIIDTMELDTGIDINLLKVDGGAAMNDYLMQFQADILGIEIARAKNLETTALGAAYLAGLAVDFWKDTDELKSLQSTGQNFTPSMNNAHKEQLYRGWKQAVKATRVFTADEEERE; this comes from the coding sequence ATGGAAGAATACATTTTAGCAATAGACCAGGGAACAACAAGTACTCGAGCCGTGATTTATAATCACCAAGGGGAAAGTGTTGGGTCCTATCAAAAGGAATTTGACCAAATCTTTCCTAAGCCTGGTTGGGTAGAACACAATGCCAATCAAATTTGGAACTCTGTCCAGTCAGTCATTGCCGGTGCCTTTATTGAGACGGGAATTAAGCCGCGTCAAATCAAAGGGATTGGGATAACCAATCAACGGGAAACGACGGTGATTTGGGACAAGGAAACTGGGCGTCCTATTTACAACGCCATTGTCTGGCAATCGCGTCAAACCAGTAGTATAGCTGACCAACTCATAGCTGATGGCCATAAAGACATGATTCAAGAGAAAACAGGTTTGGTGGTTGACCCATATTTTTCAGCGACTAAAATTCGTTGGATCTTAGACCAAGTCGATGGCGCTCAAGAGCGAGCAGAAAATGGAGAATTACTCTTTGGAACCATTGACACTTGGATTGTTTGGAAGTTAACTGATGGTGCCGTCCATGTGACAGACTATTCTAATGCCAGTCGGACCATGTTATTTAACGTGAAGGATTTAGAATGGGACCAGGAAATCTTAGACTTATTAAATATTCCGATTGAACTCCTGCCTGAAGTCAAATCCAATTCAGAAGTTTACGGCAAAACCATCCCTTTTCACTTTTATGGTGCGGAGGTTCCGATTTCTGGAATGGCAGGGGACCAACAGGCTGCCTTGTTTGGCCAACTTGCCTTAGAGCCAGGTATGGTGAAAAACACCTACGGCACTGGCGCCTTTATCATCATGAATATGGGGACTGATTTTCAAGTCTCAGAGAACAATCTTTTGACTACTATTGCCTACGGGTTGAATGGAGAAGTCACTTATGCCCTAGAAGGGTCGATTTTTGTGGCCGGGTCAGCGATCCAATGGCTCAGAGACCAGATGGGTTTGATTGAGGACTCTCCTCAGTCAGAAGATCTGGCTAAACAATCTAAAGATGATGATGAGGTTTATGTGGTTCCTGCCTTTACAGGACTCGGAGCCCCTCACTGGGATTCCAGGGCACGGGGAGCTGTATTTGGCCTTACCCGGGGAACGAACCGCAATGACTTTGTTAAGGCGACTTTGCAGTCTTTAGCCTATCAGACTCGGGATATTATCGATACCATGGAACTAGATACAGGCATTGATATTAACCTATTAAAGGTCGATGGCGGAGCTGCTATGAACGATTATCTCATGCAATTCCAAGCGGATATTCTAGGTATTGAAATTGCTCGGGCCAAAAACCTAGAAACTACTGCCTTAGGTGCTGCATATTTAGCTGGCTTAGCAGTAGACTTTTGGAAAGATACTGATGAATTGAAGAGTTTACAAAGTACTGGACAAAACTTTACCCCTTCAATGAATAATGCCCATAAAGAACAACTTTATCGTGGTTGGAAACAGGCAGTGAAAGCCACCCGCGTCTTTACAGCAGATGAAGAAGAAAGAGAATAA
- a CDS encoding acetate/propionate family kinase, producing the protein MSKVFALNAGSSSLKFSIYEIPSEEVVASGVIDRIGLGDSNITIKYNGEKHQDVKDVMDHDQATKTLLDKLESLNIIEDYDEIAGTGHRVVAGGERFKESALIDEEGLKTIEDLSEYAPLHNPAEAQVIRAFQELLPGKPAVAAFDTSFHTTMPEKAYLYGTPYEYYEKYGARRYGAHGTSHKYVSQRAAELMNKSVEEVNIITCHIGNGASITAVQGGKSIDTSMGFTPVAGVVMGTRSGDVDPSLLEFVMRKENLSMEEMLAVLNNKSGLLGISGVSSDMRDVEAAADQGNERAKIALEVYVNAVKRYIGSYLFELNGADAIVFTAGVGENSPEFRQAVLENTDRLGIELDKERNESVEEGLISTDDSKVKVFVIPTDEELMIVRDTVRLGNIK; encoded by the coding sequence ATGTCTAAAGTATTTGCTTTAAATGCTGGATCATCCAGTTTAAAATTCTCAATTTATGAAATACCTAGTGAAGAAGTTGTTGCTTCTGGTGTGATTGACCGTATTGGTCTAGGTGATTCTAACATTACCATTAAATATAATGGTGAAAAACATCAAGACGTTAAAGACGTGATGGATCATGACCAAGCAACTAAAACTTTATTAGATAAGTTAGAAAGCTTGAATATCATTGAAGATTACGATGAGATTGCTGGTACCGGTCACCGTGTTGTAGCCGGTGGTGAAAGATTCAAGGAATCAGCACTGATTGATGAAGAAGGCCTTAAAACGATCGAAGACCTTAGTGAATATGCCCCCTTGCATAATCCCGCTGAAGCGCAAGTCATTCGTGCCTTCCAAGAATTACTTCCTGGCAAACCGGCTGTGGCTGCCTTTGATACTTCATTCCATACAACTATGCCTGAAAAAGCATATCTTTATGGAACTCCTTATGAATACTATGAAAAATATGGCGCTCGCCGTTACGGGGCTCACGGAACCTCACATAAATACGTTTCCCAACGTGCTGCAGAATTAATGAACAAATCCGTTGAAGAAGTTAACATCATTACCTGCCACATTGGTAATGGAGCTTCAATTACCGCTGTTCAAGGCGGCAAGTCTATAGACACCTCCATGGGCTTCACTCCAGTAGCAGGGGTTGTTATGGGAACCCGTTCAGGTGATGTAGACCCTTCTTTACTGGAATTTGTTATGCGTAAAGAAAATTTAAGCATGGAAGAAATGCTTGCCGTTCTTAATAATAAATCTGGTTTATTAGGCATATCAGGGGTATCTTCTGACATGCGCGACGTTGAAGCAGCTGCTGACCAAGGTAATGAACGGGCAAAAATTGCCTTAGAGGTTTATGTCAATGCAGTTAAACGTTACATCGGTTCCTACTTATTCGAATTAAATGGAGCGGATGCCATTGTCTTTACAGCTGGTGTGGGGGAAAATTCTCCAGAATTCCGTCAAGCAGTCCTAGAAAATACTGATAGACTAGGTATTGAATTAGACAAGGAACGTAACGAATCGGTTGAAGAAGGCTTAATTTCAACCGATGATTCTAAAGTAAAAGTCTTTGTCATTCCAACAGATGAAGAATTAATGATCGTTCGTGATACGGTGCGTTTAGGAAATATTAAATAA
- a CDS encoding L-lactate dehydrogenase, protein MSEIHDAKIILIGDGSVGSAFAYHNVITGVGRELGIIDINQDKVYGDVLDLEDATPFSPRKHIFQATYEDCKDADIVVFTAGIPQKPGGETRLDLVDKNLPIFKDMVGQVVDSGFDGIFVVASNPVDILTYATWKFSGFPSEKVIGTGTSLDSARFRVEIAKALDVDPRDVTAYILGEHGDTEFGAWSHVLVGGQPIEKFATSDNRLDQQARQDEITDYVRNKAYDIINGKGATYYGIGSCINRICRAILNNERATLPVSALLEDNYQQDDIYIGTPAIIGSQGIEQVIELELTEREQGFMDNSANAMRKIIEDSFAKLEDK, encoded by the coding sequence ATGTCAGAAATTCATGATGCTAAAATTATTCTAATCGGTGATGGTTCTGTCGGCTCAGCTTTTGCTTACCACAATGTCATTACTGGTGTTGGCCGTGAACTAGGTATCATCGATATCAATCAGGACAAGGTCTATGGTGATGTTCTTGATTTGGAAGACGCTACACCTTTCTCTCCGCGTAAACACATCTTCCAAGCGACTTACGAAGACTGTAAGGACGCCGATATTGTTGTCTTTACTGCTGGTATTCCTCAAAAACCTGGTGGAGAAACCCGTCTTGACTTAGTTGACAAGAACTTACCTATCTTTAAAGACATGGTCGGTCAAGTGGTTGACTCTGGTTTTGATGGCATTTTTGTAGTTGCTTCCAATCCAGTTGATATCTTAACTTATGCCACTTGGAAATTCTCTGGTTTCCCAAGTGAAAAAGTAATCGGGACTGGCACCTCACTCGATAGTGCCCGCTTTAGAGTTGAAATTGCCAAGGCCCTAGATGTCGATCCTCGTGATGTGACTGCTTATATCCTCGGTGAGCATGGGGATACAGAATTTGGTGCTTGGTCTCACGTTCTTGTTGGTGGCCAACCCATTGAGAAATTTGCTACCAGCGATAACCGCCTTGACCAACAAGCCCGACAAGATGAAATCACCGACTATGTAAGAAATAAGGCCTATGACATTATTAACGGTAAAGGAGCTACCTATTATGGGATTGGTAGTTGTATCAACCGTATCTGTCGGGCTATTTTGAATAATGAACGAGCTACCCTACCCGTTTCAGCCCTGCTTGAAGATAACTACCAACAAGACGACATCTATATTGGTACGCCTGCGATTATAGGTAGTCAAGGGATTGAACAAGTGATTGAATTAGAATTAACCGAACGTGAACAAGGTTTTATGGATAATTCAGCCAACGCGATGCGTAAGATTATCGAAGATTCCTTTGCAAAATTAGAAGATAAGTAG
- a CDS encoding SprT family protein translates to MKEQDLEHLVREIAAQNFAFSFQGQVTWNPRLRTTGGRFIPRQDRLEFNPKVLEILGKDTLIGIIKHELCHYYLFHRGQPYQHKDKAFKDLLKSVDGLRFTPALGDSIPRYIYGCKRCGQKYYRQRRMNIKKYACGKCRGPISLIDR, encoded by the coding sequence ATGAAAGAGCAAGACTTAGAACACTTAGTTAGAGAAATTGCGGCCCAAAATTTTGCTTTTTCCTTTCAGGGACAGGTGACTTGGAATCCGCGCTTGCGCACGACAGGAGGACGGTTCATTCCCCGTCAAGATCGTTTAGAATTCAATCCCAAAGTCTTAGAAATTTTAGGAAAAGATACTTTAATAGGAATCATTAAGCATGAGCTTTGTCATTACTATTTATTTCATAGGGGACAGCCTTACCAGCATAAAGATAAGGCCTTTAAAGACTTACTTAAATCAGTTGATGGCTTACGCTTTACGCCAGCTTTAGGGGATAGTATTCCCAGATATATTTATGGTTGTAAGCGCTGCGGTCAAAAATATTATCGTCAGCGAAGGATGAATATAAAAAAATACGCTTGTGGGAAATGTCGAGGGCCCATAAGTCTCATCGATCGCTAA
- a CDS encoding Tex family protein: MTNQLIENLQQELPDYKSYQIENVITMLNEGNTVPFIARYRKERTGSLDEVAIQSIQEAYEYQEHLEERKETIIKAIDDQGKLTDALRKEILEADQLQALEDLYAPYKKKRRTKATKAKEQGLEPLADWLRTNPLSGSIEEEAEKYINDQVESGQAALAGAHEILCEWISEVAKYRSHSRQYVWEKGYLASKKRSQAEDEKETYAIYYDFAAPLSELKSYQVLAINRAEKEKVVSVSLDIKTEPLIQAFSADLIVKDSIAAPLLEKAIEDSLDRFLLPQAFRAIRTQVTEAAEDHAIDNFSENLKNLLMQQPLKGQVVLGWDPAYRTGCKLAVLDETGQVLDKTVVYPTPPHNKKEAAAKTVTDLIEKYQIGIIAIGNGTASRESEEFVAQMIQDKQLSCRYTIVSESGASVYSASEIARKEFPDYQVEERSAVSIGRRLQDPLAELVKIDPKAIGVGQYQHDVNQTKLNDQLDFTVELVVNRVGVELNTASASLLSHVAGLTKTVAKNIVTFRNENGKFESRKDLHDVPRLGPKAFEQAAGFLRIADGKNILDNTGIHPESYPVTEAILAADNIDPNTIRDDDIHLKIKNWNINRLCQQYDIGRETLKDIQKALLVPGRDPRSQVAGPVLRQDVVQLEDLKPGMALQGTVRNVVDFGAFVDIGVKQDGLVHISKMSHHFVKDPQSVVSVGDIVDVWVDSVDVQKGRIGLTMLAPQ, encoded by the coding sequence ATGACTAATCAATTAATCGAAAACTTGCAGCAAGAACTGCCTGATTATAAAAGCTATCAAATTGAAAATGTAATTACGATGCTTAATGAGGGAAATACGGTACCCTTTATTGCCCGTTACCGTAAAGAAAGAACTGGCTCCTTAGATGAAGTAGCCATTCAATCGATTCAGGAGGCCTATGAATACCAAGAACATTTAGAGGAACGTAAAGAGACTATTATTAAAGCCATCGATGACCAGGGCAAATTAACTGATGCTTTAAGGAAAGAGATTCTTGAAGCCGACCAATTGCAGGCCTTGGAAGACTTATATGCCCCTTATAAGAAGAAACGGCGGACTAAGGCGACTAAGGCAAAAGAGCAGGGTTTAGAGCCCCTAGCGGACTGGTTGAGGACAAACCCACTTTCTGGATCAATTGAAGAAGAAGCTGAAAAATATATCAATGATCAGGTAGAATCTGGTCAAGCAGCCCTAGCCGGAGCCCACGAAATCTTGTGTGAATGGATTAGTGAAGTGGCTAAGTATCGTTCCCATAGCCGGCAATATGTCTGGGAAAAAGGCTATTTAGCTAGTAAAAAGCGGTCCCAAGCTGAAGATGAAAAAGAAACCTACGCGATTTATTATGACTTTGCTGCCCCGCTAAGTGAGCTCAAATCCTACCAGGTCCTAGCCATTAACCGGGCCGAAAAAGAAAAGGTGGTCAGCGTTTCTTTAGATATTAAGACCGAGCCTTTGATACAAGCATTCAGTGCTGATTTAATTGTTAAAGATTCGATCGCTGCCCCGCTGCTAGAAAAGGCTATCGAAGATAGTTTGGATCGTTTTCTTTTGCCACAAGCCTTTCGGGCCATTCGGACTCAAGTCACAGAAGCAGCGGAAGACCATGCCATTGATAATTTTAGTGAAAACTTGAAAAACCTATTGATGCAACAGCCTTTAAAGGGGCAAGTAGTCCTGGGATGGGACCCAGCCTATCGTACGGGCTGCAAGCTAGCCGTCTTAGATGAAACTGGTCAGGTTTTAGACAAAACCGTGGTTTATCCTACTCCGCCTCATAATAAAAAAGAGGCTGCTGCAAAGACGGTCACAGACTTGATTGAAAAATATCAAATTGGTATTATTGCGATTGGTAATGGGACAGCCAGCCGGGAATCGGAAGAATTTGTCGCCCAAATGATCCAAGATAAGCAGTTAAGTTGTCGCTATACCATAGTTAGCGAAAGTGGTGCCTCAGTCTACTCAGCTAGTGAAATTGCCCGTAAAGAATTTCCTGATTATCAAGTAGAAGAACGCTCAGCAGTAAGTATTGGTCGTCGTTTGCAGGATCCTCTGGCAGAATTGGTAAAAATTGACCCTAAAGCAATCGGTGTGGGTCAGTACCAACATGACGTGAACCAGACAAAATTAAATGACCAATTAGATTTTACCGTTGAATTAGTGGTAAACCGGGTTGGTGTGGAGCTAAATACCGCTTCAGCCTCACTCTTAAGTCATGTGGCTGGTCTCACCAAGACAGTTGCTAAGAATATCGTGACTTTTCGGAATGAAAATGGGAAATTTGAATCCCGTAAGGACCTACATGATGTTCCGCGTTTGGGACCAAAAGCCTTTGAACAAGCGGCGGGCTTTTTACGTATTGCAGACGGAAAGAATATCCTCGATAATACCGGGATCCACCCTGAGTCTTACCCCGTAACTGAAGCCATCTTAGCTGCTGATAACATTGATCCGAATACTATTAGAGATGATGACATCCACTTAAAAATTAAAAATTGGAATATTAACCGTCTCTGTCAACAATATGACATTGGCCGAGAAACCCTAAAAGACATCCAAAAAGCGCTCTTAGTCCCAGGGCGTGACCCCCGTAGTCAAGTGGCGGGCCCAGTGCTGCGCCAGGATGTCGTCCAACTGGAAGATCTCAAGCCAGGCATGGCCTTACAAGGGACGGTTCGCAATGTCGTCGATTTTGGTGCCTTTGTTGATATAGGGGTTAAGCAAGATGGCTTGGTCCATATTTCAAAAATGAGTCATCATTTTGTCAAAGACCCTCAGTCAGTCGTTTCGGTTGGAGATATCGTTGACGTCTGGGTGGATTCTGTAGACGTTCAAAAAGGGCGCATTGGCTTAACAATGTTAGCTCCTCAATAA